In Polyangium spumosum, the genomic stretch GCAGCGAGAGACGAGCGAAAGCGCTGCGGCCTGTTCTCCGCGCAACCCGCGCCCACGAGCATGTCGCGGCTCACGGCAATGCGGCGCCAAGGAATGTCGGTGGGGAGGGCGAGCTGGAGGTCGAGCATGGAGGTGGTAGCGAGGCTGCCTGTGTCGGTGGACCCAAGCCAGATAAATCGTCGTGTGCGTAGGACGGAATATGACCTACGAATATGTGAACCAATGTGAGCAGATCGGCGTCAGCTTGGCGCTGCTCGGAAGCTGGTCGCGAAGCTCGCGACCGTCGACGACGTGGCCCGGCTCGCAGAGGAGAAGGTGGCGCCGCAGACCTAACTCTTGCGGGACAAGCGACCGTCGTGGTAGGTAACCCATCGACTTGGTGCGTTTTTCGAGGGCCGGAAGAAATCGACACGCGGCGGTCGATTTCCGCGAACCAAATCCAGCGCTCGTGCATGGGGCGCGTATGGAGCGTGCTACCAAACTTTCACGACTGTGGGCAGAGTTGCTCGCCGTTCGCCCTGAGCTCGCCCGTTTCGTGCGTCGCGGGCGACGAGGCCCGAAAGCCGATGATCGAGTCCAGGAAGTGATGACGCGGGCGTTTGCCCGCCTCCCCTCCTACGTGCCGCACGAGGACGGCGTTCGCCCTTGGGCGTTCGGCATCGCGAAGAACGTCGAGCGCGAGACGCGTCGCGCAGAGCGTCGCGAGCGGCGCGTGTTCTCCGCGGACACGAGCGACGCCGAACCGGCGGGCCGCGGGCGGACTCCCGAGGAAGACGCCTTCCTCGCCGAAGCCCGAACCAAGCTCACGGCGGCGATAAGCACGATGCCGGAGCGATACCTCGCGGTGTTCATGCTCGTCGACCTCATGGACGTCTCGTACGAGGAGACCGCGGAGAAGCTGCGGATATCGATCGGCACGGTGAAGTCGAGGCGTTCGGCCGCCATCGACCACCTTCGCTACCACCTCGGGGAGCGCGAGGATTGGATCGGCGCGCTTTTCGTGCGGCTACGTCGCTCTGCCTCGATGCGACGCGCGTACGAATGGGCGTATCAGGCCGCGCATGTGTGCGGGCCGATCATCTTTGCGGTCGCGTGCATGCATGGCCCGGAGCCGGAGCGCACTTCTGCGCGAGCGCTGCTCACGGGCGCGGCGCGCGCGCTGACGGGGCTCATAACGGACGTCGCGTCCGTCGTGCCCGACGATGTCACGCCCGCGCCCGCGCCCGCGCCGTCGGATGTCGAGCCGCAGCCGCGCGCATCGCCGCCTCCCGCTCGCCCGCGCACGCAGGAAGCACCGGACGCCACGGACGAGGGCGCGAGCACCGATCCAGAGCGCTCAACGACGGAAGGGAGAGGTTGGTCCCTCTAGAACCGTTCGCGGGGATGCGCTAGGATCCAGGCGTATGCGTCGCTTCGTCGTGGTGTTCTCGATGTTCGTCAGCCTCGCTTCGCCCGCACGGGCGCAGGCCGAAGTCGAGGCCGACGAGACCGAGGAGAACGACGATGAGCAGCGATTCCAGGCGTTCGCAGCGCTGGGAGATCGCGAGGCCGCCGCGGGCCGGCCACGCGCGGCGGTCGCGGCCTACCGGCGAGCCTTGACCGTCCGGCCGGATCCGCTGATCGCCGGACGGCTCGGGGTGCTCCTCGTGAAGCTCGGCAAGCCCGAGCAGGCGGCGGCCCATTTGCTCGACGCGATTCAGCTCGCGGTGAAGGCATCACCCGCGGAGCGGCAACGGTTCTTCGAGGCTCATGAGGTCGCGCGGAACGCGGGCGCCTGGATCGAGGTGCTCCTCTCGCACACGGGCGTGCGCGTCACGCTCGACGGGAAGCCGTCGAACCTCGCCGGCCGCTCGTCGTACTTCACGTTCATGCGCGCTGGCCAGCACGAACTGCGCGCACAGCTCGACGGGTACGAGGAGGCGGTCGTCACGTTCACGGTCGAGAAGAAGCAGGACAAGCAGCTCCCGATCACGTTGAAGCCCTTGCCCGTGCCGGACGTGCCCGCGGTGTTCGTGCCGGAGACGAAGGGCGAGCCGAAGGCGGATCGGGCGGTGGCTGTGGGGGACACAAAGCTCCCGAAGCAAGAGGACCCGTGGGGGTACGAGGAGCCGCGGTCCGCGCAGAAGTCAGAGGAAAAACGCTGGTCGATCGGAGGCGGCCCCGTTGTCGTGTTCGGGGTGGCGTCCTGGATGCCAGCCGTGGGGGTCGTGGCAGAAGGTCGTTGGAGGGCAAGCGAGCATGTATCGCTCGGCATCGAGGGACGTGCGGCT encodes the following:
- a CDS encoding RNA polymerase sigma factor, which produces MERATKLSRLWAELLAVRPELARFVRRGRRGPKADDRVQEVMTRAFARLPSYVPHEDGVRPWAFGIAKNVERETRRAERRERRVFSADTSDAEPAGRGRTPEEDAFLAEARTKLTAAISTMPERYLAVFMLVDLMDVSYEETAEKLRISIGTVKSRRSAAIDHLRYHLGEREDWIGALFVRLRRSASMRRAYEWAYQAAHVCGPIIFAVACMHGPEPERTSARALLTGAARALTGLITDVASVVPDDVTPAPAPAPSDVEPQPRASPPPARPRTQEAPDATDEGASTDPERSTTEGRGWSL